In Arvicola amphibius chromosome 1, mArvAmp1.2, whole genome shotgun sequence, one DNA window encodes the following:
- the Spn gene encoding leukosialin has product MALLLLLFGGFWTQVMSNTEGLQNKTMSLSTLHTTVPSISKVPSISEALAVDSRVSTMPETVELEGTTDIWSQTPHPPSPTPFVTTELSSVGLPTGDIINTPVPEPATSREVSYKTSTQLPELRAISSDPFATTANPVTDGTVTFTSLETFKGTSAPPVTMTSSKETSEPSVATTVSSQSNGPPVTTTTESLGLSSEPHGLLTTIATSSVASSSAAGGTPVSNIKISAMSTPEPVTNRTPHEESSGMFLVPMLVALLVVVALVTLLLLWHRRQKRRTGALTLSGGGKRNGVVDAWAGPARVPDEEAATAAASGSGGNKGSAALEREGSGQRPMLTTFFSRRKSRQGSLVLEELKSGPGPDLKGEEEPLVGSEDEAVETPTSDGLEAKDGAAPQSM; this is encoded by the coding sequence atggccctgcttctcctcctctttggGGGCTTTTGGACCCAGGTGATGAGCAACACAGAAGGTCTACAGAACAAAACGATGTCACTCTCTACTCTCCATACCACGGTCCCAAGTATCTCAAAGGTCCCAAGTATCTCTGAGGCCTTGGCTGTCGACTCAAGAGTCTCCACTATGCCAGAGACAGTGGAACTTGAGGGGACTACCGACATCTGGAGTCAGACCCCACATCCACCTTCCCCAACCCCCTTTGTAACTACTGAATTGTCTTCTGTTGGGCTTCCCACTGGTGACATCATAAACACCCCTGTACCGGAGCCTGCAACCTCCCGGGAAGTTTCCTACAAGACATCGACGCAGCTTCCAGAACTGAGAGCCATTTCCAGTGACCCTTTTGCCACCACAGCCAATCCGGTGACAGACGGAACAGTCACATTTACCTCTCTAGAAACCTTCAAAGGGACTAGTGCACCCCCTGTCACCATGACAAGTTCCAAGGAGACCAGTGAGCCCTCTGTGGCTACAACAGTAAGCTCCCAGTCCAATGGTCCCCCTGTCACCACGACTACTGAATCTTTAGGGCTCTCCAGTGAGCCACATGGACTCCTGACCACCATAGCAACCAGTTCTGTGGCGAGTTCTAGTGCAGCTGGTGGCACCCCAGTCTCCAACATAAAAATATCCGCAATGTCTACCCCAGAGCCAGTAACCAACAGGACGCCACACGAGGAATCAAGTGGCATGTTTCTAGTGCCCATGCTTGTGGCCTTGCTAGTGGTTGTGGCCCTTGTGACTCTGCTGCTGTTGTGGCACCGGCGGCAGAAGCGGAGGACTGGGGCCCTGACGCTGAGCGGAGGTGGGAAGCGTAATGGGGTAGTGGATGCCTGGGCTGGGCCAGCCCGGGTTCCTGATGAAGAGGCCgcaacagcagcagcatctggGTCAGGGGGCAACAAGGGCTCAGCggccctggagagagaggggtcGGGGCAGCGGCCCATGCTCACCACTTTCTTCAGCAGACGGAAGTCTCGCCAGGGCTCTTTAGTACTAGAGGAGCTGAAGTCTGGGCCAGGTCCCGACTTAAAAGGGGAGGAAGAACCGCTGGTGGGCAGCGAGGATGAGGCTGTGGAAACACCCACTTCTGATGGGCTAGAAGCTAAAGACGGGGCTGCACCTCAAAGCATGTGA